CGTCCGGCTGAGAAAGGTttagctttgattgcaggtataaGCAGAACCAGGGAAGCTAAAGAACAGCGCAAAACCAAACCCAAGTCTAAAGATGAATTGGactcagaggacgacgacgagaTTGTTACCGAGCTATTAAGGCTCGTATGAAAGATCTGCAGAAACAAAAAGACAACTCAAACAAACACGAAAGACAAGACCGGAGTCACCTACTACGACTGTAATCAGAAAGGGCACTACAAACCGGATTGTCCAAACAAAAAGCAacgaagaaagaaggcattgaaggcaacgcAGTCCGAGTTGTTAGACGAATCTGAGattgacgaagaagaaccgacaagcttcctcaCATTAGCAGTACAAGCAAACATCGTCGAAACCGAGTTTGAGTTCGAATCTGAAACTGAGAGCAAGTCAGAGAccaagtccgagcgaagccacggatccgcattcgtttccAAAGGCccaaaccccactgtaagttctctactcACCGAGACTCAATTTGATGACTTGCAAAAACTAGTACCTTATctattaaagaagttggctaaatcaaACGCAcgggtcaagtcactcctaaAGGAGGTAACGACtcttaaggaagcgactaactcgagttccttaactgagccagttcaaattggaaactcaactcaagtccaacaacttgaggaataaaattattattaaagaactcaagaacacgttggaacggttcactttgggttccaagaatctggatcttattcttggaaaacagcgagccgtttacaacaaatctggacttggatttaaaactaaaagaaaatataaatcatatctatccctagttaatagaaacaatagaaacatagtccaagcatggatccccaagtcaaacttggttaatcaagttggacttggaacatattgggtccccaaggatcagatccattaccttgatagaccatatcgagactatgatccagggggggccaataaaaagactatttttatcataaaatgaattgtttgatgcttgaaCTTTCTACTTTTTATGCATGTTTAAACcaggatagtttaaggacctacgcgtaatttacacttgcccagttaaacctaggggtttcaaaaagtaaattaaacacataatttctttgagcggctctgtctaggaagtggtggatgatcccatacccaagaaggtctagtgtcttgcCACGACTTGGGAACTAATCCTTGAAATGtgtgtttaattgactaattgaaaaccctaagtttaactcaaatgtaaattaatccttagaaatcacctaaattaaagataccatctcataaaaattaattaagattacttGATTGATAACCTAGAATCGAGTGAGATGAATCTAGATTGAACTtagtctaaaataattttaataaatttgattaagcaatcttaaataaatttaatttaattaactcaattaactcaatttaaataattaacaatcttaacttaattaatcaaatatatttaactcaagcaaataaattaaatttatttaaaattcaaaattctctctttgaaaatcatttgaaaaattatttaaaaatactttgaaaattatttaaaaaatcatttaaaaatactttgaaaatcatttgaaaaattatttaaatatactttgaaaattatttcaaaatcatttgaaaaattatttaaaaatactttgaaaatcatttgaaaaattattttaaaataccttgaaaattatttcaaaatcatttgaaaaaattatttaaaaatactttgaaaaatcatttgaaaacttatttaaaaatactttgaaaattatttcaaaatcatttggaaaattaaaatactttgaaaattatttcaaattcttctaaaaagCTTTCAAAAGAATTTAGCATAGtgtttctcaaaataattatttaaagaagCTATGTTTTTGTTGACAGTAATAAGGTTTTTTCAAAACACTTTCAACttagtgtttttcaaacattttttcaaatttagctactcTTCAGGGGAGCTAAAACttacatgaaaaataaaattcttctCCCTAAGTAATTTCTTTTTGATctatatcaaagggggagagagatcaAAGTTAAGTAAGGAGAGAatataaggaatttttttttttatctcagtTATTCCTTTGCTTTAAATTCCTAATATTACTGCTATATTGCCATAACTTTGAATCATATTGTCATAttgacataatcaaaaagggggagattgttggtgcaggaagcatcaatgatcgaacctatgttttgattatgtcaaagagttcaaagttaaggtgtgttgttgtctgatatgttgaatgagcattgtaggaaagtcttaagtttatttaggcaaaagtcctagctgtggttaggcaaaggaaaaatcctaggggacagtaaccctaagtcatagggggcggtaaccctatgcggaaagtcttagcgggtcggagcttcgggcaaaatcctagggggaggtaaccctaggttgaaatcctggtgccgcgaaccgggtagaagtctggatgggtcggggccggacgtccaacatgaagaccggaagcatcggacgctgagcaaaagtctaatcggtctggaggaccgaattgGCAAAAGGTAAcatctcctgaggggagtaagtgaggacgcattccccgaacgagggaacagtaggcgtcggttcgacctagggtttccggaccgaaatccgaagtcagaaccggacagtccgaaaacTGTCAAACTTAAGCTTCTTATATATTCtgttttgttctaactctgttttgcaggaaactaacagttttgtGTAAGgctagaactgaccgggatcggtcgaccgaacccccaaatcAGCAGATCAGACTTACAGCGAATGGATCGGGCTCAaccaggggatcagtcgaccgaaccgaggataAGGCTTGAACAAATCGAAGCTTAGCGagcggatcgggcggatcggataGAAGGAGATCGCCTGATCGCTCGACCGAAcgcggggatcggtcgaccgatccgcctcgggtcaaagtTGATCCTGACCTTTGAGGATTTGGATCAGTCCATAAAGGCTATAAAAGGGGCCTCGGGCTGCAACTTCAAAGACAACAAAAACAGAGCTAATGCAATCTTCTAAAAGCTGTGCACTGCTCCGAAGCATCTCGACACTCCGACGGCCAACAACTCGCTTCTACATCTTTTTGTACTGTCGGTATAAGTTTATTATTCAATACTTGTATTGCATAATTGTAAAAAGATTtttcggattgatagtgattgcccattgaaagcgatctacgatcgcgggccttggagtaggagttgccctaggctccgaaccaagtaaacccttggtgtccCTTGTGTGTGCTTATTTTGTttatcatttccgctgctttaactcgaacTATTTACGAATACGAAAATTGTGAAAGCCAcgtgcgctattcacccccccccccttccccctctagcgcatctcgatccagcAAACTTTGCATAGATTACtccattttaatgtgatcaaatgggAAAAACTAGAGGTTAAGTATAGGGGGAGTGTACATTTTTTTTTGCACATGTTTTTCTTATATGCAAAAAATGTACTTGCTATTTCTATTACTATTTGTTtcttggtttaccctaacttaacttggtttgattcacatcaaaaaaggggagattgtaagtaccccatgatgattttgatgtgatcaaccaagtcaagttaagtcttattattattttgatgccttgtgtctaagtgtgcaggaacttaggagcacaggaagctgagtgaaagacgcagttagcgagaaggacgacatggaagagagccgacaggctcggtgcgtccgaaggacgaggcgctatggaagagtacgctagtagacgagaaggaggcgcgcaacATTTcggagagacgagaagccggagtggaagactactcgaaggtcggaaaatgggttcagatgagccctatttcggacgGCCGAAATCACCACAGCAAGCAGAGCTAGAGCAGAAGATCCGAATCCAAGTGAgtggaaccggagcggaagacccagaccaaaaAGTCAATAGGGTGTTGACTTTTAGGTCTGGGCGCTCGAAACCTTTCTAGGTGCTCGAACCAGAAGTTTATCGGAACACGATGTGAGGTGTTCCGTTGCgatagggataaaattttatctccctcCAGGCACCttgaacccttccaagcgccccgactagGGTTATAAATACAACACTGATCTCAGTAGCCTAGtacaacacttgtaaacactTCTCTTTTGTTCTACTACTTGTTTGTGAGCAGTCAATGCTATAAGatgcttctccacctgaaggagattttgatagtgagcttcaactgccttggattaacaatcatctgattgcaaattaagtaatttcttttgtgcctatttttttttttaattaatcaatttctttttatgtaagtgttagtttaataaagctataaagttcgaAAAGAGTTTTTATTTCTGGTATTTTTATGCAGGACTATTCACGCCCCTCTAACCGACTGCCAGGGGATCTACAGCTAATACGTTACAGTCGAATCTTGTAATgtaaactcttgcatatttagcactacaagTTCTGGAGATATAGcgatccttgccgagacgttacaatcAGACCCTGCAATGCGTTCCTTCCTGAGAATAACctaacattagcacaatagtttaataaatccattcattgaatatttgtcatagttttaacgctGATTGACAACATAATGCAactctcctcctttatccggactTGAGATCGACCATGACCGATCGTCATGGGCGAAGTTATAACAGTTACGAAATCGTAGCTATTATAATATAAATGTTTAGTAAGCAAGACAAATCTACATGATTACGGTTTCATAGTGCTATAGGGTAACCGACTTGGTCCCATAAAAGTTTTCCATTAGTCATCAGGGTAAATCGAGAAACGCACGCGACGACTAACCCAAAAGTCCAGTTTTCTTTGGTTGCACCCCCAAAATAAATAATCAAAGACAACCGAAGCAGTGAAATCTAAAACATACCCAAAGAAATCAGTTTATTGAAGGAATTCACGTTCAGATACAAGAGATTTGCGATTTTCCATAAcaaaatgaaggaaaaaaaaagttttcTATCGACTAACTTTTCCACCAAGAATGGTTACAAATTACAACAACAATAGTCTCGGGAAAGGATTAGATAGTAGGTAGTCTTACCTTATATTTATGCAATTGActtcacaaataaatttaaaaaagaaaataataataattaataataacaacaacaatagtAAACAAGTTATATTTGATGTTAAAGCTAAGAAGCTCCATGCTTTTTGTTTCATGGAGGATCATGTCGATTGACTTAGGGCCGGAAAGCTTTCTCCAAGAGTTGAGGAACTGTCAGTTTCAGGTCGAACGTAATTCTCTGGAACACGTAGCAGAGCACCGTGACATCCTGCATCGCTCGGTGAGCAGGTCCGGTTAGAGGAATTCCGTAATGCTCACGGAGTGCCGACAGTGATGCAGAAGGAAGCTTGCATCCTGTAAAAGATAAAAACAGATAAAGAAGGCGTGTTATCGAAGTCTAAGTTCTTCGGGTACTTTTATGGCTCTCTTAATACAGCTGAACATGCTGAAATACGATAAACGTGCGAAAAAAGTGAAGTAATATTAAAATCAGAATCAATGGAAGTTAAAGTCAGATGGGTATAATGATACAGATAAGGTATGATCGCCGGTAATGTAAGAAGTCAATTTGGATGAAGTTGAAGGCTTAAATACTACGAGAATTGATTTATTCATCCAGAGTTTGTCACATATTTCGTTGACATACCGAAGAAATAATGAACATACCATTCGCCAAGACCAATTGACGTGCAAGAGCAAGACTATCGAGAAACATCCAGTCTTCAGGAATAGTCATCGAACAACGTTGGAATTCTTTGACGAGGAATGGCACATCAAATCTGCGGCCACTGTGAGCAACCCATAAAACGGGTTTTCCAGGCATTTGGCGACTCCGAACATACCGCAGAAGGATAGGAAGTAGCTCTCTGAACCTGAGATAAGGAAACAAAGTTAAAAATTAGAACAGATCAAAAGGACAAGAATATGGATGAGTTCATCTccaagaaatatgatacaataacaGAGATTTGATGAACACACCTCAATAGGAGCTTGCAAACAAGAATATGGAGTAATACAAATTCAAATGAGCTAGATTTACATCTAAACACTACCAAAATAGAACTTCAAAAGTGACACCGATCGAAACTCTAAATCTGACTTATTAGACAGATGCTTTAATAGTGTAAGTCAATCATTCAGGCCATATAGTTTAACAAGAACATTCAAGATTTAGATATACTTACGTTGGGACATTGGGGTTGTTGACCATATCATCTCGAATTCCATGAATATATGTATTTGTCACATCTTTCTTCTCAGGATTAATAAGAGTTTCAAAAGCACTGTTCTTGCCGCCATTAAGATCACGAACTGCAAACTCAATGATCCTTTCATTTTCTCGGCTCAATCCTGTTGTTTCAATGTCAAAAACAAGAATAGTTGCAGGTCTGTCTGTGGCTTTCCCGACGACAGAATTACCTGGTTCGGAATCATAACAATTAACAACTTTAGCTCCACAAAGCTCAGGCTGCTTTTTGTCTTTTTTAGGTGATATCC
This window of the Zingiber officinale cultivar Zhangliang chromosome 3B, Zo_v1.1, whole genome shotgun sequence genome carries:
- the LOC122056640 gene encoding exonuclease DPD1, chloroplastic/mitochondrial-like isoform X1 translates to MSLFCPGNFHHLRSNLGCTSTIKFLALRYISPKQFPARIYNLRNSAQVNEARSEPHSSSVTCNNPLLHLRNGLVDVGARSNETTRLKSRKLSTIGATPRKTQIPIVGISPKKDKKQPELCGAKVVNCYDSEPGNSVVGKATDRPATILVFDIETTGLSRENERIIEFAVRDLNGGKNSAFETLINPEKKDVTNTYIHGIRDDMVNNPNVPTFRELLPILLRYVRSRQMPGKPVLWVAHSGRRFDVPFLVKEFQRCSMTIPEDWMFLDSLALARQLVLANGCKLPSASLSALREHYGIPLTGPAHRAMQDVTVLCYVFQRITFDLKLTVPQLLEKAFRP
- the LOC122056640 gene encoding exonuclease DPD1, chloroplastic/mitochondrial-like isoform X2, which codes for MSLFCPGNFHHLRSNLGCTSTIKFLALRYISPKQFPARIYNLRNSAQVNEARSEPHSSSVTCNNPLLHLRNGLVDVGARSNETTRLKSRKLSTIGATPRKTQIPIVGISPKKDKKQPELCGAKVVNCYDSEPGLSRENERIIEFAVRDLNGGKNSAFETLINPEKKDVTNTYIHGIRDDMVNNPNVPTFRELLPILLRYVRSRQMPGKPVLWVAHSGRRFDVPFLVKEFQRCSMTIPEDWMFLDSLALARQLVLANGCKLPSASLSALREHYGIPLTGPAHRAMQDVTVLCYVFQRITFDLKLTVPQLLEKAFRP